ATTTTGCCACTGTGGCCCGGGGACTGGAGGCGATCGCCGCCCAGGAGTTAACTGAATTGGGGGCAGAACAGGTAAAGCCAGAATTTGCTGGGGTTGCCTTCATTGGCGATCGGGCCCTACTGTACCGCATTAACCTCTGGTCTCGGTTAATTTATCGGGTGCTGATGCCCATGGCCACGGTCAAAGCCTTTAACGCCCAGGACCTATACCGCAGCATCAAAAAAATAGATTGGGACGAATATTTCAGCCCCGAGCAAACTTTACAAATTAACTGCACTGGCAAAAATCCCCAGCTTAACCATAGCCATTTCACCGCTCTTCAGGTGAAAAATGCCATTGTTGATCAACAGCGTGATCGCTATCAACGTCGTTCTAGTGTTGACCTCGAGCAGCCAGATATAGTTATCAATGCCCACATTCACCAAAACCATTGTCAACTAAGTTTGGATAGTACGGGTTTTAGTCTGCACCGTCGGGGTTATCGGCCTGCCCTGGGGAATGCCCCCCTGAAGGAGACCTTAGCTTCTGCTTTGTTAACTATGGCCGGATGGACTCCGGAACTCCCCCTTTATGATCCCCTCTGTGGCTCTGGTACTTTTCTCTTGGAAGCGGGGCTACAAAGTTTAAACATTGCTCCCGGCAAATTTCAGCCTGGTTTTTGTTTTCAGCAATGGCCCGATTTCGACCAAGACCTCTGGCATTCCCTCCTGCAAACAGCCAAGGCCGGGGAAAGGGATACCCTCCAAGCTCCCCTGTGGGGCAGTGACGGCGATCGGGAGGTAATTCAGGCGGCTAAGAGCAATGCCCAACAATGTCAGTTGGGAGGAAAAATCCATTGGCAAAAATTGAATTTTGCCGACATTGAACCACCGGCCGCCGAAGGAGTGCTAATTTGTAATCCTCCCTACGGTAAGCGCATTGGCCAAGAGGAAGCATTGGGGGATTTTTATCAACAAATAGGGGATGTGCTCAAGCAAAGATTTAGGGGTTGGACAGCCTTCGTTTTCAGTGGAAACAAGGCTTTGACCAAACGCATTGGCTTAAGAACCTCTGCCCGTTTTCCC
The genomic region above belongs to Synechocystis sp. PCC 6803 substr. PCC-P and contains:
- a CDS encoding RNA methyltransferase encodes the protein MPDTSAFSATTRPYFATVARGLEAIAAQELTELGAEQVKPEFAGVAFIGDRALLYRINLWSRLIYRVLMPMATVKAFNAQDLYRSIKKIDWDEYFSPEQTLQINCTGKNPQLNHSHFTALQVKNAIVDQQRDRYQRRSSVDLEQPDIVINAHIHQNHCQLSLDSTGFSLHRRGYRPALGNAPLKETLASALLTMAGWTPELPLYDPLCGSGTFLLEAGLQSLNIAPGKFQPGFCFQQWPDFDQDLWHSLLQTAKAGERDTLQAPLWGSDGDREVIQAAKSNAQQCQLGGKIHWQKLNFADIEPPAAEGVLICNPPYGKRIGQEEALGDFYQQIGDVLKQRFRGWTAFVFSGNKALTKRIGLRTSARFPVNNGGLPCTLLKYELY